A single window of Methanoregula sp. DNA harbors:
- a CDS encoding Panacea domain-containing protein, with product MIEKTRQLIAYLIQNHPFPSITSLMKLSYIVDLVSVRKVDEQISDFEYIRFKYGPFDKRIYEYVHDLLDSGVIVEDSAITQAGEVVVYEFDEGANLSFSEITSEEKNIIDGILDTLGGYGPKALVDLTYKTKPMEKIGAKQNNEVGLNERLDLRAK from the coding sequence ATGATAGAAAAAACCAGGCAATTAATTGCCTACCTGATCCAAAATCACCCATTCCCCTCCATTACAAGCCTAATGAAACTTTCTTATATAGTGGACCTCGTATCAGTCAGAAAAGTTGACGAACAAATTTCCGATTTTGAATATATACGATTTAAATATGGTCCTTTTGACAAAAGAATCTATGAGTACGTACATGATTTATTGGATAGTGGAGTAATCGTAGAAGATTCGGCGATTACCCAGGCAGGTGAGGTTGTGGTATATGAATTTGACGAAGGTGCTAATTTATCTTTCTCAGAGATAACCAGTGAAGAAAAAAATATAATAGATGGAATTTTAGATACATTGGGTGGCTATGGTCCTAAAGCTCTTGTTGACTTAACTTATAAAACAAAACCAATGGAGAAGATTGGAGCAAAGCAAAATAATGAAGTTGGGTTAAATGAAAGATTGGATTTAAGGGCTAAATAG